In a single window of the Phaeobacter sp. G2 genome:
- a CDS encoding GNAT family N-acetyltransferase yields MLDFHVSASPSVSLPPQDCGSAGLTALAQSAEFARALKALGQAPVVLPELHNSLVTTRRFASGLRLAMINRAMLPQPSQLPAALRANGLGKTPVILSPEHPCPALAQIGALPLVSPACVAQLDLGNTAAQRKAALHQKWRNRLTRAQSNGLKVSRQNMPLDARHWLFAADQVQQQQRGYRSWPIALTLAYAQENKGKAKLFQAFSGSEVVAAILILRHGRGATYHIAHTTPAGKSLSAHNLLMWEAMSWLAAQGCQQLDLGLINTEEAPGLARFKLGTGARLSQLGGTWALWLPMGRLLSPLARWDSRLMSATSR; encoded by the coding sequence ATGCTGGACTTCCATGTATCTGCCTCTCCCTCTGTCTCCCTACCGCCGCAAGATTGCGGCAGCGCCGGCCTCACGGCTTTGGCGCAGTCTGCAGAATTTGCACGGGCCCTGAAAGCCCTGGGACAGGCCCCCGTTGTTCTGCCAGAGCTACACAACAGCCTCGTCACCACGCGCCGCTTTGCCTCGGGACTGCGGCTCGCCATGATCAATCGCGCGATGCTTCCCCAGCCCAGCCAATTGCCCGCGGCCCTACGGGCCAATGGTCTTGGCAAAACTCCGGTGATCCTGTCTCCCGAACACCCCTGCCCCGCACTTGCACAGATTGGCGCCCTGCCGCTTGTCAGCCCGGCCTGTGTTGCCCAGCTTGACCTGGGAAACACCGCCGCGCAACGCAAAGCCGCCCTGCACCAGAAATGGCGCAATCGCCTGACCCGCGCCCAGTCGAACGGGCTGAAGGTCAGCCGCCAGAACATGCCGCTGGATGCACGCCATTGGCTGTTTGCCGCAGATCAGGTGCAACAGCAGCAGCGTGGCTATCGCAGCTGGCCCATCGCGCTGACGCTCGCCTATGCGCAAGAAAACAAAGGCAAGGCAAAGCTGTTTCAAGCCTTCAGTGGCAGCGAAGTAGTTGCCGCCATCCTTATCCTGCGCCATGGGCGCGGCGCGACCTATCACATTGCCCATACCACCCCGGCCGGAAAATCTCTCTCCGCCCACAATCTGCTGATGTGGGAGGCAATGAGCTGGCTCGCCGCCCAAGGCTGCCAGCAACTGGACCTTGGCCTGATCAATACCGAAGAAGCACCCGGTCTTGCCAGGTTCAAACTGGGCACCGGAGCCCGCCTGTCGCAACTGGGCGGCACCTGGGCGCTGTGGCTGCCGATGGGGCGATTGCTCTCGCCCCTGGCCCGCTGGGACAGCAGACTGATGAGCGCCACGTCGCGCTAG
- a CDS encoding 3-hydroxyacyl-CoA dehydrogenase, producing MKLAQTCAIITGGASGLGEATARHFAENGAQVTILDRDAERGPKVAAEIGGHFVQTDVTDEDSVSAAIAFAVEKMGRISACVNCAGIAYGIKTIGRDGAHPLDAYKRTIDINLVGTFNVARLAAVEIAKNTPESDGARGVIINTASIAAYDGQKGQAAYAASKGGVVGMCLPMARDLASTGIRVMTIAPGIFMTPMLAGLPEEVQQQLAADVPNPVRLGDPAEYGRLAGFITEMGYLNGEVIRIDGALRMR from the coding sequence ATGAAACTCGCACAGACCTGCGCCATCATTACCGGCGGCGCCTCCGGCCTCGGAGAGGCCACAGCACGCCATTTTGCCGAAAACGGCGCTCAAGTCACCATTCTGGATCGCGACGCAGAGCGGGGCCCCAAGGTCGCCGCAGAGATCGGCGGGCATTTTGTTCAAACCGATGTCACCGATGAGGACTCGGTCAGCGCAGCCATTGCCTTTGCGGTTGAGAAAATGGGGCGTATTTCCGCCTGTGTGAACTGTGCCGGTATTGCCTACGGGATCAAAACCATCGGCCGCGACGGCGCCCACCCCCTGGATGCATACAAGCGCACCATCGACATTAACCTGGTTGGCACCTTTAATGTGGCCCGGCTCGCCGCTGTCGAAATTGCCAAAAACACCCCCGAATCCGATGGTGCCCGCGGTGTGATCATCAACACCGCCTCCATTGCGGCCTATGATGGCCAAAAAGGCCAGGCCGCCTATGCCGCCTCCAAAGGCGGCGTTGTTGGCATGTGCCTGCCGATGGCACGCGATCTAGCCTCTACCGGTATTCGCGTGATGACCATTGCGCCAGGCATCTTTATGACGCCAATGCTGGCGGGGCTGCCAGAAGAGGTGCAACAGCAACTGGCAGCAGATGTGCCAAACCCAGTGCGTCTGGGCGATCCGGCAGAATACGGCCGCCTGGCCGGGTTCATCACCGAAATGGGCTATCTCAACGGCGAAGTCATTCGCATCGACGGCGCCCTGCGGATGCGCTGA
- a CDS encoding ATP-binding cassette domain-containing protein produces MTGISLTFGGDPIFSDLDLVVQPGDRVALVGRNGSGKSTLMKVMAGLVEADTGTLVVPSGRSVGYMEQDPQMTGFTTLGDFAASALDPGELYKVERAGEGLKFDPDRPVATASGGERRRAALAKLMAEAPDLMLLDEPTNHMDIEAITWLEAELKSTRAAYVLISHDRAFLRALTRATLWVDRGQVRRQEKGFEGFEAWRDKIWEEEDQQRHKLNRLIKSESRWAVEGISARRKRNMGRVRALHELKDQRAGQIKRQGAAELALDAGPKSGRKVIEVEALSKSFGDKQIVSDFSLKVQRSDRVAFVGPNGAGKTTLLKLMLGQVEPDAGSVKLGTNLEIALFDQTRDQLDPNASLWENLTSDPLLGISGKADQVMVRGVPKHVVGYLKEFLFDEAQARAPVRSLSGGEKARLLLARLMARQSNLLVLDEPTNDLDVETLDLLQELLDSYEGTVLLVSHDRDFLDRVATTTIAMEGDGKVTAYAGGWSDYISQRGGLPGGDKGEKSQKIKAQKAQAKDVATESSAKEKLSFKEKHRLEALPAEIERLEQEIAKLQELMADPALFTREPVKFKKATEALVERQEKLADSEEEWMMLEEKSEG; encoded by the coding sequence ATGACCGGGATCTCCCTCACCTTTGGCGGCGATCCCATCTTTTCAGATCTCGATCTGGTGGTGCAACCTGGTGACCGGGTCGCCCTTGTTGGGCGCAACGGATCCGGAAAATCCACCCTTATGAAGGTGATGGCAGGGCTTGTTGAAGCCGATACCGGGACACTTGTAGTGCCTTCTGGGCGCTCGGTCGGCTATATGGAGCAGGACCCGCAGATGACCGGCTTTACCACCCTGGGAGATTTTGCCGCCAGCGCGCTGGACCCGGGCGAGCTCTATAAGGTTGAGCGTGCCGGTGAGGGGCTGAAATTTGATCCCGACCGCCCTGTGGCCACCGCCTCCGGCGGCGAGCGCCGCCGCGCCGCCCTGGCCAAGCTGATGGCGGAAGCCCCGGATCTGATGCTGCTGGACGAGCCAACCAACCATATGGATATCGAGGCCATCACCTGGCTGGAAGCCGAGCTGAAATCCACCCGCGCCGCCTATGTGCTGATCTCACACGACCGGGCCTTTTTGCGGGCGCTGACACGGGCGACGCTTTGGGTCGATCGCGGTCAGGTGCGGCGGCAGGAAAAGGGCTTTGAGGGCTTTGAGGCTTGGCGCGACAAAATCTGGGAAGAAGAAGACCAGCAGCGCCACAAGCTGAATCGCCTGATCAAAAGCGAAAGCCGCTGGGCGGTTGAAGGCATTTCAGCGCGGCGCAAGCGCAATATGGGCCGGGTGCGGGCGCTGCATGAGCTGAAAGACCAGCGCGCAGGCCAGATCAAACGCCAGGGCGCAGCGGAGCTGGCGCTGGACGCTGGCCCCAAATCCGGTCGCAAGGTGATCGAAGTGGAAGCCCTCAGCAAAAGCTTTGGTGACAAGCAGATCGTTTCTGATTTTTCCCTGAAGGTTCAACGCAGTGACCGGGTGGCCTTTGTTGGTCCCAATGGTGCGGGCAAGACCACATTGTTAAAGCTGATGTTGGGGCAGGTGGAGCCTGACGCTGGCTCGGTCAAACTAGGGACCAATCTGGAAATCGCGCTGTTTGACCAAACCCGTGACCAGCTGGATCCCAATGCCTCGCTTTGGGAAAACCTGACCTCGGATCCTTTGCTTGGGATTTCCGGCAAGGCGGATCAGGTCATGGTGCGCGGGGTGCCCAAACATGTGGTGGGCTACCTCAAGGAGTTTTTGTTCGATGAAGCCCAGGCCCGCGCGCCGGTGCGGTCGCTTTCGGGCGGCGAAAAGGCACGGTTGCTGCTGGCCCGTCTGATGGCGCGGCAAAGCAACCTACTGGTGTTGGATGAACCGACCAATGATCTGGATGTGGAAACGCTGGACCTGTTGCAGGAACTGCTGGATTCCTACGAGGGCACCGTGCTTTTGGTCAGCCACGACCGGGACTTTCTGGACCGCGTGGCCACCACCACCATCGCCATGGAGGGCGATGGCAAGGTGACAGCATATGCGGGCGGCTGGAGCGACTATATCAGCCAGCGTGGTGGTCTGCCTGGCGGCGACAAAGGCGAAAAATCGCAGAAGATCAAAGCGCAAAAAGCCCAAGCTAAGGATGTGGCGACAGAGTCCAGCGCCAAAGAGAAGCTGTCCTTCAAGGAAAAGCACCGGCTGGAGGCCTTGCCCGCAGAAATAGAACGGCTGGAGCAAGAGATCGCCAAGCTGCAAGAGCTGATGGCCGATCCGGCGTTGTTCACCCGTGAACCCGTCAAGTTCAAAAAGGCCACCGAGGCCTTGGTCGAGCGACAGGAAAAGCTGGCAGATTCTGAGGAAGAGTGGATGATGTTGGAAGAGAAATCAGAAGGCTGA
- a CDS encoding GNAT family N-acetyltransferase, with protein MAGRDDRGALAALPVSGVLLEKGSYRARLALGADDVSAAQRLRARCFATGTVDQDQFDADCLHVLIEYRSSGALAGCFRLMLLESGQELSQSYSSQFYDLSRLVGFSGRMLELGRFCLDPGVLDADVLRLAWGAVTSMVDRQGVALLFGCSSFAGTSPEAYIEAFALLQHRHLAPPLRRPGLKVAEARSFTDLLQGRSAQQKPDLKQAQAQLPPLLRSYLAMGGWVSDHVVVDAALNTCHVFTGLEVTAIPAARKRLLRGVAEPL; from the coding sequence ATGGCAGGCAGAGACGACAGAGGGGCGCTGGCAGCGCTGCCCGTTTCAGGTGTGCTGCTGGAAAAGGGGAGCTACCGGGCGCGACTGGCGCTGGGGGCTGACGATGTGAGTGCGGCGCAGCGCCTGCGGGCGCGCTGCTTTGCAACAGGGACTGTGGATCAGGACCAATTTGATGCAGACTGTTTGCATGTGCTGATCGAGTACCGTTCATCGGGGGCGCTGGCGGGCTGTTTCCGGCTTATGCTGCTCGAAAGCGGCCAGGAGCTGTCGCAGAGCTATTCTTCACAGTTTTACGATCTTTCACGGCTTGTCGGTTTCTCAGGGCGTATGTTGGAACTGGGGCGCTTTTGTCTTGATCCTGGTGTTCTGGATGCTGATGTTCTGCGTCTGGCCTGGGGGGCTGTCACCAGCATGGTGGATCGGCAGGGGGTTGCGCTGCTGTTTGGCTGTTCCTCCTTTGCCGGAACATCCCCCGAAGCCTATATCGAGGCCTTTGCCTTGTTGCAGCATCGCCACCTGGCACCGCCGCTCCGGCGTCCGGGGCTTAAGGTGGCTGAGGCCCGCTCCTTTACTGACCTGTTGCAGGGCCGCTCAGCGCAGCAGAAGCCGGATCTGAAACAGGCTCAGGCCCAGTTGCCGCCATTGTTGCGCAGCTATCTGGCGATGGGTGGCTGGGTCAGCGATCATGTGGTGGTCGACGCCGCGCTCAACACCTGCCATGTTTTTACCGGGCTCGAGGTCACAGCCATTCCGGCAGCGCGTAAACGTTTGTTGCGGGGCGTTGCAGAGCCGTTGTGA
- the bamE gene encoding outer membrane protein assembly factor BamE, which produces MNARKDQLRSAVKYAAGVFAAAALAGCSAIYQKHGYTPTEEQLAEVVVGVDTKDSVAETVGIPTASGVLNDGGYYYVSTLMRTRGAGATKPVSRSLVAINFDSRDVVSGIERYSLEDGKVIPLERRVTSSSVEDKTFIRQLLGSLGNFNPGSLLEE; this is translated from the coding sequence ATGAATGCACGGAAAGACCAGCTGAGATCAGCGGTGAAATATGCGGCCGGGGTGTTTGCTGCGGCGGCCTTGGCCGGATGTAGCGCGATCTATCAGAAACACGGCTATACCCCCACCGAAGAACAACTGGCCGAGGTCGTTGTTGGGGTTGATACAAAAGACTCCGTCGCCGAAACGGTTGGTATCCCCACGGCTTCGGGGGTTTTGAACGATGGTGGCTACTACTATGTGTCGACCCTGATGCGCACACGTGGGGCTGGCGCCACAAAGCCTGTGTCGCGATCCCTGGTCGCCATCAACTTTGACTCGCGTGATGTTGTCTCGGGCATCGAGCGGTACAGCCTGGAGGACGGCAAGGTGATCCCGCTGGAACGCCGTGTCACCAGCTCCAGCGTTGAGGATAAGACATTTATCCGACAGCTGCTTGGCAGCTTGGGCAACTTCAACCCAGGTTCCTTGCTGGAGGAATAA
- a CDS encoding DUF177 domain-containing protein, whose protein sequence is MTDSTTLKVSDLPQNRATAFDLHPDAKTLETLAHELDIKGLRKLRFTGTVSTKGRRDWQLTAHLGATVLQDCVVTLEPMTTRIDEKVERIFVSELSEPDDPEVEMDADERIEPLQDTIDPAVVMIEALSLLIPAYPRKEGAELGEAVYSQPGVAPMREDDVKPFAGLAALKKQMNSDNES, encoded by the coding sequence ATGACTGACAGCACCACTCTAAAGGTGTCCGATCTGCCACAGAACAGGGCAACCGCGTTTGATCTGCACCCAGATGCAAAGACGCTAGAAACACTGGCCCATGAGCTGGATATCAAGGGTTTGCGCAAGCTCCGCTTCACCGGAACCGTCAGTACCAAGGGCCGTCGCGACTGGCAGCTTACTGCTCATTTGGGCGCCACGGTTTTGCAGGACTGCGTGGTGACGCTGGAACCGATGACCACCCGAATCGATGAAAAAGTTGAGCGGATTTTTGTCTCGGAACTATCGGAACCCGATGATCCTGAGGTGGAAATGGATGCGGATGAGCGGATAGAACCGCTGCAGGATACCATCGACCCTGCAGTTGTGATGATCGAGGCGCTATCCTTGTTGATCCCGGCCTATCCCCGCAAAGAGGGCGCGGAACTGGGCGAGGCTGTCTACAGCCAGCCCGGGGTTGCCCCGATGCGCGAGGACGATGTCAAACCCTTTGCCGGGCTTGCCGCGCTCAAGAAACAGATGAACTCGGACAATGAGAGCTAA
- the rpmF gene encoding 50S ribosomal protein L32, translating into MAVQQNKVSKSRRNNRRAHDALVAANPNECSSCGELKRPHHVCPSCGNYDSKEIVAMNDDVEIDEDAA; encoded by the coding sequence ATGGCCGTCCAACAGAATAAAGTATCCAAGTCGCGCCGTAACAACCGCCGCGCGCACGACGCTCTGGTTGCTGCAAACCCGAACGAATGCTCGAGCTGCGGTGAGTTGAAGCGCCCACACCACGTTTGCCCCTCCTGCGGCAACTATGACAGCAAAGAAATTGTTGCCATGAACGACGACGTCGAAATCGACGAAGACGCGGCATAA
- the plsX gene encoding phosphate acyltransferase PlsX → MTGKPDQSVTKSDRIVISVDAMGGDAGPAVVVAGLAMSAKKNPQLGFLLHGPAEELAQLVAKRRILDGRVEIRDSQKVVTMDDKPSQVMRNGKGTSMWSTLDAVNKGEAAGAVSCGNTGALMALSMLRLRKMPGVNRPAIAILWPSRNPQGFNVMLDVGADVRADAQDLLQYALMGTSYVRNSMNIRRPRVGLLNVGTEAHKGHAELKEAHTLIAAQAEKADYEFVGFVEGSDIPGDAVDLIVTDGFTGNVAIKTGEGTASMLRTTLREAFEYSVLSRIAAILAYTSLSRLAKRIDPRRVNGGVFLGLNGTVVKSHGGADATGISAAVKLAFLLAEQGFAEKLAARVASVVELTQNDADPQDAEHPTK, encoded by the coding sequence ATGACGGGTAAACCCGATCAATCAGTGACAAAATCCGACCGCATTGTGATCTCGGTTGACGCCATGGGCGGAGACGCCGGCCCTGCTGTTGTAGTGGCCGGTCTTGCCATGTCTGCAAAGAAGAACCCGCAGCTGGGTTTCTTGCTGCATGGCCCTGCCGAAGAACTGGCCCAGCTGGTGGCCAAGCGCCGCATTCTGGACGGGCGCGTGGAAATACGCGACTCCCAGAAGGTTGTCACCATGGACGACAAGCCCAGCCAGGTCATGCGCAATGGCAAGGGCACCTCGATGTGGTCCACTCTGGATGCGGTCAATAAGGGCGAGGCCGCCGGCGCCGTGTCCTGCGGCAACACCGGTGCCTTGATGGCCCTGTCGATGCTGCGCCTGCGCAAAATGCCCGGCGTGAACCGTCCGGCCATTGCGATTCTCTGGCCCTCACGCAATCCGCAGGGATTTAACGTGATGCTGGACGTTGGCGCCGATGTGCGCGCCGATGCCCAGGATCTGTTGCAATACGCCCTCATGGGCACCTCTTACGTGCGCAACTCCATGAATATCCGCCGTCCTCGTGTCGGCCTGCTCAATGTTGGCACCGAGGCCCACAAAGGCCACGCCGAGCTGAAAGAGGCCCATACGCTGATCGCGGCACAGGCGGAAAAAGCAGATTATGAATTTGTTGGTTTTGTGGAAGGCAGCGACATCCCCGGAGATGCGGTTGACCTGATCGTGACCGATGGGTTCACTGGGAATGTTGCCATCAAGACCGGCGAAGGCACGGCCAGCATGTTGCGCACCACCCTGCGGGAAGCCTTTGAATACTCGGTCCTTTCTCGCATTGCAGCGATTTTGGCCTATACATCGCTGTCGCGCCTTGCAAAACGCATTGACCCGCGACGGGTCAACGGTGGCGTGTTCCTGGGTTTGAATGGCACGGTGGTCAAATCCCACGGTGGTGCCGATGCGACCGGCATCTCGGCGGCGGTTAAACTCGCCTTCTTGCTGGCCGAACAAGGCTTTGCTGAAAAGCTCGCAGCACGGGTTGCATCTGTCGTCGAGCTTACCCAAAATGACGCAGATCCCCAGGATGCTGAGCATCCCACCAAATAA
- a CDS encoding ketoacyl-ACP synthase III, whose protein sequence is MTRRAVVVGTGHYLPKRVVENAEFEASLETSDEWIRSRSGIERRHFAAEGETTSEMATAAALAALKDAGLDAKDIDAIVLATSTADLTFPSAATMVQANLGMTNGFAFDVQAVCAGFVYALTNANALILSGQAERVLVIGSETFSRIMDWTDRSTCVLFGDGAGALVLEAQTQNGSKDDRGILATDLNSDGRYKDLLYVDGGVATQNTGHLRMQGNQVFRHAVEKLAKTANTALERAELTTADVDWIVPHQANIRIIQGTAKKMGLSMDNVVVTVQDHGNTSAASIPLALSVGKARGQIKPGDLIVTEAIGGGLAWGAVVLRW, encoded by the coding sequence ATGACGCGACGTGCAGTAGTGGTTGGCACAGGACATTATCTCCCCAAGCGGGTGGTGGAAAACGCGGAATTCGAAGCCTCATTGGAAACCAGCGACGAATGGATCCGGTCGCGCTCGGGGATTGAGCGGCGCCATTTTGCCGCCGAGGGGGAAACCACCTCTGAAATGGCAACTGCAGCCGCCCTGGCGGCGCTAAAAGACGCCGGGCTGGACGCCAAAGATATCGACGCCATTGTTCTGGCCACCTCCACCGCTGATCTGACCTTCCCCTCTGCCGCAACAATGGTGCAGGCCAATCTGGGCATGACCAATGGCTTTGCCTTTGACGTCCAGGCGGTTTGCGCCGGTTTTGTCTATGCCCTGACCAACGCCAATGCGCTGATTCTGTCCGGCCAGGCCGAGCGCGTGCTGGTGATCGGCTCGGAAACCTTTAGCCGCATCATGGATTGGACCGACAGATCGACCTGCGTTTTGTTTGGCGACGGGGCGGGCGCACTTGTGCTCGAAGCCCAGACCCAGAACGGCAGCAAAGACGATCGCGGCATTCTTGCCACCGACCTCAATTCTGACGGTCGCTACAAAGATCTGCTTTATGTAGATGGCGGCGTTGCCACCCAGAATACCGGCCATCTGCGCATGCAGGGCAACCAGGTGTTCCGCCATGCTGTGGAAAAACTGGCAAAAACCGCCAATACCGCGCTGGAACGTGCCGAACTCACCACCGCTGACGTCGATTGGATCGTGCCGCACCAGGCCAATATCCGCATCATTCAAGGCACTGCCAAAAAGATGGGCCTGTCGATGGACAACGTGGTTGTGACGGTTCAGGATCACGGCAACACCTCTGCCGCCTCGATCCCGCTGGCGCTGTCGGTGGGCAAGGCACGCGGCCAAATCAAGCCCGGCGACCTGATTGTCACCGAAGCTATTGGCGGCGGTCTGGCCTGGGGTGCGGTAGTGTTGCGCTGGTAG
- the ihfA gene encoding integration host factor subunit alpha, with translation MSEKTLTRMDLSEAVFREVGLSRNESAQLVESMLQHMSDALVMGEQVKISSFGTFSVRDKSARVGRNPKTGEEVPIQPRRVLTFRPSHLMKDRVADGNRK, from the coding sequence ATGAGCGAAAAAACTCTTACACGCATGGATCTGAGCGAAGCTGTCTTTCGTGAAGTCGGCCTGTCTCGAAACGAAAGCGCCCAGCTGGTAGAGAGCATGTTACAGCACATGTCTGATGCCCTCGTGATGGGTGAGCAAGTAAAAATCTCGTCTTTTGGCACCTTTAGTGTCCGCGACAAATCTGCTCGTGTTGGCCGGAACCCCAAAACCGGAGAAGAAGTTCCGATCCAGCCCCGGCGCGTTCTGACCTTCCGCCCCTCCCATTTGATGAAAGACCGGGTCGCAGACGGAAACCGCAAATAA
- a CDS encoding MerR family transcriptional regulator produces MSKSADAFRTISEVADWLGVQAHVLRFWESKFTQIKPVKRAGGRRYYRPADMLLLGGIRKLLHKDGLSIKEVQAILRDLGIAHVSQLSHDLESDGPPSDNVLADSPPLPKGAARTGASAPDPQHAISSSPVKEETDEDTARKYQKPPGLSDKKSVASASPTAVEPPLARTVDPGTGTPPLADETYAPLESESSHAAEQASDLAAGAEAAAPAADSPSEFGGELLPQTDPVDPDPSPEVDLVPPTAELVGSEPEQMHMELDGPAELAPAAQIQTPSTPPQPDTPAVDMPQVDDMPSADMTPVDTAAADPVPTDTVPADTAPNAAAPAEPAPLESTAQAPEPQEPENHPAAVAADHSQAQPLEDPAQPPLPPLEQNEPTQAGDTAQQPEPIAAHSVQAGPVLSLLAQTSRLPAHVTADVANCAAELRAILAAG; encoded by the coding sequence ATGTCAAAATCAGCAGACGCCTTTCGCACCATCAGCGAAGTCGCGGACTGGCTCGGCGTGCAGGCTCATGTTCTGCGCTTTTGGGAAAGCAAATTTACCCAGATCAAACCGGTAAAACGGGCGGGTGGTCGGCGCTATTACCGACCCGCGGATATGCTTCTGCTGGGCGGGATCAGGAAGCTTCTGCACAAAGACGGGCTGTCGATCAAAGAGGTGCAGGCGATTCTGCGGGATCTTGGCATCGCCCATGTGAGCCAGCTGTCCCATGACCTGGAGTCAGATGGGCCGCCATCAGATAATGTTTTGGCGGATTCCCCGCCCCTCCCCAAGGGGGCTGCGCGAACGGGGGCTTCGGCACCAGACCCGCAACACGCCATATCCTCGTCCCCTGTTAAGGAAGAGACGGACGAAGATACCGCTCGGAAGTACCAGAAACCGCCGGGATTGAGCGACAAAAAATCTGTGGCATCGGCCAGCCCAACCGCTGTCGAGCCCCCCCTGGCACGCACCGTTGACCCCGGCACCGGAACGCCCCCCCTCGCGGATGAGACCTATGCCCCCCTTGAGAGCGAATCATCCCACGCGGCAGAGCAGGCTTCTGACTTGGCTGCCGGAGCTGAAGCTGCGGCCCCCGCTGCCGACAGCCCATCCGAGTTCGGGGGAGAACTGCTGCCGCAAACAGATCCCGTTGACCCAGATCCGTCTCCTGAGGTTGATTTGGTGCCGCCCACCGCCGAGCTGGTGGGTTCAGAACCCGAACAGATGCATATGGAGCTCGACGGTCCTGCGGAGCTTGCCCCCGCCGCCCAGATCCAGACGCCGTCCACACCGCCACAGCCAGATACCCCAGCGGTAGACATGCCTCAGGTGGATGACATGCCTTCTGCCGATATGACACCCGTCGACACGGCGGCGGCGGACCCGGTGCCGACAGATACTGTCCCGGCAGATACAGCGCCAAACGCGGCTGCCCCGGCCGAGCCTGCGCCGCTAGAGAGCACAGCACAGGCGCCTGAGCCCCAGGAGCCAGAGAATCACCCCGCCGCTGTGGCAGCCGATCATTCCCAGGCCCAGCCGCTCGAAGACCCCGCTCAGCCCCCATTGCCGCCTCTTGAGCAGAACGAGCCAACCCAAGCTGGAGATACCGCGCAGCAGCCAGAGCCTATTGCGGCGCATTCCGTCCAGGCGGGACCCGTGCTCTCTCTGCTTGCGCAGACCTCTCGCCTGCCTGCCCATGTTACAGCGGATGTTGCGAACTGCGCTGCAGAGCTGCGCGCAATCCTCGCTGCGGGATAA
- a CDS encoding 2'-deoxycytidine 5'-triphosphate deaminase — MTGVLPSQAIEKMFQRGEITLAQPLVEGQVQPASLDLRLGTVAYRVRASFLAGQDCSVADRISEFEMHRIDLTDGAVLEKGCVYLVPLMEGLALPQDVSAVANAKSSTGRLDLLTRTITDGGVEFDRIKPGYSGPLYAEICPRSFSVLVRPGMRLNQIRFRRGQAVLSDAELADLHQQSPLVDGTAVIEDGLGFSVDLRLPGSDLVGYRAKPHTGVIDLDRIGEYDPQDYWEEVHSTSGRIILDPGAFYILVSREAVQIPPAYAAEMAPYLAMVGEFRVHYAGFFDPGFGHDAAGGTGSRGVLEVRCHEAPFVLEHGQVVGRLVYERMSALPEQLYGAGIASNYQGQGLKLSKHFKSPR, encoded by the coding sequence ATGACCGGCGTTCTACCCAGCCAAGCTATTGAAAAAATGTTTCAACGTGGCGAGATCACTCTGGCCCAGCCTCTGGTCGAGGGGCAGGTCCAACCCGCCAGCCTTGACCTGCGGCTTGGAACCGTTGCCTACCGTGTCCGCGCCTCTTTTTTGGCGGGGCAGGACTGCAGTGTCGCGGACAGGATCAGCGAATTTGAAATGCATCGCATTGATTTGACTGATGGCGCGGTGCTGGAAAAGGGCTGCGTCTATCTGGTGCCGCTGATGGAGGGGCTGGCGCTGCCCCAGGATGTATCAGCAGTGGCCAATGCCAAAAGCTCTACCGGGCGCCTTGATCTTTTGACCAGGACCATCACCGATGGCGGCGTGGAATTTGACCGGATCAAACCCGGCTACAGCGGTCCGCTCTATGCCGAGATTTGCCCGCGCTCCTTTTCGGTGCTGGTGCGTCCGGGGATGCGGCTGAACCAGATCCGTTTTCGCCGGGGACAAGCCGTTCTCAGCGATGCTGAACTGGCCGATCTGCACCAGCAAAGCCCCCTGGTGGACGGTACAGCCGTGATCGAAGACGGGCTGGGCTTCTCTGTCGATCTGCGTCTGCCCGGATCAGATCTGGTGGGCTACCGTGCCAAACCGCACACCGGGGTGATTGATCTGGATCGGATCGGTGAATACGATCCGCAGGACTATTGGGAGGAGGTGCACAGCACCTCTGGCCGCATTATTCTGGATCCGGGCGCCTTCTATATTCTGGTCAGCCGCGAAGCCGTGCAGATCCCCCCGGCCTATGCGGCCGAGATGGCACCCTATCTTGCCATGGTGGGCGAATTCCGGGTGCATTACGCTGGCTTCTTTGACCCCGGCTTTGGCCATGATGCCGCCGGCGGCACCGGCTCGCGCGGGGTGCTGGAGGTACGCTGCCACGAGGCGCCCTTTGTTCTGGAACACGGACAGGTGGTCGGCCGCCTGGTCTATGAGCGCATGAGCGCGCTGCCCGAGCAGCTGTATGGGGCTGGCATTGCATCCAATTACCAGGGTCAGGGCCTGAAGCTGTCCAAGCATTTCAAATCCCCGCGCTGA